CGAGCCATACAATTACACTGCTGTCTCCTTTGACTCTGATGTTTGTGGTGGCTTGAAGTTCAGTATCTCTTTATATGTAATACCTGGaataaagaaaccaaaacaacacaaaacaacagaataaacCATGTTGCTGGTCTGGCCAGAAAAGGAGCTGCAGACATAAGCCAGATGCAGACCCCAGCATGGATAGGCTTCGGTCAAGGTGAGAAAGACAGAGACCTCTTCAGGTGAAAAAAGAGGAGtacaaaaaataatcagagatTGTTTTACCACTGTTTCACCACTTCAGATTTGAAGAAGTAGCCCAATACAAAAATGTCGTGTTTTCAAAGGGTGTAAGCATTGACATTATAATACAGTGGAAAATATACTCAGAAAGTGCTCTTAAGTACAGCAGAATTACAGATCAAGACCTCACCTCATTTAAGAGTCAAAATACAAAACTCTGAGGGGAGACAAAAGCCagattcagattttaatttctcctGAGAGAGACAGGCCTtctcaaaaagagaaaacatatcTAACTGGAAATTGAGGCCAGCAATAGCTTTAAGGCCTACAGAGACAACAGCTAAGGAATCTGTTGCCCTGTCCTATCCACTGTAACAAACACGTTTCTTTCTTACATTGCAGGAGATAAGAAGAAAGATGTATGAAGAAGATAAGGAACCACTGttagaaggaagagaagaaaacctttgaagatattttcagGGAGATTTGCTAAAAGGAACACCGACCAACAGTGTTTCTCTATTTCACTGCTGTCCACttattcttttccattaaaagctGTGACACTCATCAGCAAAGGAGAATATTTTCATGTCAGGATGGCCTTTCTAGCTGCTTATTCTTTAAAACATCACAAAACTAAACTCACGCTTCCACTCATCCAGGGGTAGATCCATGTTATCAAATGTGTCATCATATTTCTCAGCCTCAATTTCTTCCTCAGGATCATGAATTGCTTCAAAGTAAGGATGCATCAAAGCCTCAGCTGCCGTGACTCGCTCCTCCGCATCCAGCACCAGCATGTTCTCCAAAAGATTCACAGCTATGGGACAGAAAATGAACACTGCATTGAAATCAAGCGCCGATTTCAGCTTATACATAGTAATGCTGCATTGAAGATGCTTCAAAGATACCTACAGATTTACAAAGCAGAATCATTGGGTGCTCATTCTACAGCCAGTGAGGTCCAACTGCACAACAAAACAGAGTGCTGTGAACAAGCTGGGATGTGTAccaagaaatgcagagatgcTCCTTAAATTCCACATGCAATACAGACACATCACCTCAGCTCTGACTTCTGAACTTCTGACTCCAGGTCCACTGCATGTAGGAACTCCCCAGATGTCTGCCCTCACTGCCAGCACTTTGTTGTGGTTATGAGGCACATCATTACTTGGCAGGGGCACTATGAGCAGATGGGTGTAGAGCTATCGAGAATTGTTTGTTATGTGACTAGATCCATGTCCTCAGCATTGGCAGCACATTTTCAAGTTCACCAAGACATCCATGCTCTAAATGTCAGCACTAACTTTATCTGCAACGTGTTTTGACCTCACCAAGACAATCCATGAAATCCATGAACATCTTCAGTGTTCCTCACGGGTGGATTTTGGATCGGGCCCTCTGTGAGACTATCAAAAGGCACTAGTATAAACTGACATGATTCTATTATGTTCATAAAAGTATCCTGTAAGAAAGTTTCTGAGTTGGGTGGAGCaccagaaaggaagaagggacagCAGCATGGGAAAAGATGCTACAACACCTGCTTGGCACATTATGGcttcatagcatcatagaatcatttcgattggaaaagaacactgaaatctTTAAGTCCAACCACGCACCTAACAAGTCCTTCCAACCTTCTCTCCCAGACCAAGagcagttgtttttcttataaGGAACAGCCAGATGGCCAAAGAAGtgacaggaagaaataaagtagAGATGTGTAGAGTTTTCTGCAGCTGGGACAGCTAGTGAGTGAGCCATGCGGTCATGGTTAATAATCCTACTGTATCTTCATATGCCATTTTAACTGCTTAAATACAGAAGATTCAATTGTCCTAATTCATATTCTAAGAAAGCCTGGCTTTATGAGTCAGGTCATTGGGGAACGGATGAAGCTGGGCAGAGCCATCTCAGAGCACTTATTGCCTCAGGTCATGTCACAGTTATGCACACTTGGTATGTTCTTCTAGCTGTTTATATCCATCAAATACAAGCCAGATCTTTGCAGGAATGCACAGATGTTTCTCAGGACGCATTCATTCCATGTCTAAAATGTCAGCTTtctatttgtttgcatttctgttgtACATCAAAAGGACCTTTcagaattatatttaaaatacaatgcaCAGAAAcctttattaaatatatttaaatccCCAGGGCTCTTGAGAAAGCTGCTTCAGTAAAACCATTAAGCACGGTCTGGATCAGAGCCTAAAgcataaaatacttctttttgaCTCTTTTGAATCATCTGATTCCTGGCAGTGTCTAAACTTGGCACAGTTCGGCCACTAGAATCAAAGTTCTGAGTTATGGAAAGcaagaggcagagcagcatggGAATCATCACATAACTTATCACATGCTgacactgctgctgcctccagtgcaaacaaaacaacaacgGACTGTACACATTGACACAAACTGCCTTACCCAAAGGACTCGCATGCTTCAAGACGGATGCAAAATCCTTTTTCTGGACTTTTGGAAGGCTTTTGATGTAGTTTTTTGCCTTGAAAGAAACATGAGTATTAAATCAGAACTTTTCCTCCTTTACTAGGTACCTTACTGGTGCTTTGACAGTACCTTGCacaaaaggatatttttttttgttctaagGCCTGGTTATGTTCATCTTCTTGTTGAAAGGAACAGTTTCTTTTAAACCAAACCTCACAATTCTGattaagaaattaaacataaaGCTCTGATACCTAATCAACATCTAATATGCTGATTAGAATAAGTATGTATTCATCGTTTGAAAGAATGCCATACTGAAATTTACAGAAGCCTCTAAAAGTGTATGTTTCACAGTAATTCTGTAGTATTCAATCTGCACAGTTCATCTAATGGTTTATTTTAGGTTCTTTATAGCAGGGACTTCAGGATTCTCAAAAACATCacaagaaaataggaaagagGAAGTCAGAGACACCCACAGAATGGATGGGCTCTCTGAAGAGGTTCATATTGTCAGTACACTTCCAGCAAAGGAAGTAATGTATCAGCTCAGCTGATTTAAAGTACTTAAATATATTGGTTTTTTTCAGTGTCCtaatcattttgtttcctcttaatGTCCAGTAATTATTCTGGCTGTGAAACCTCCAAAGTAGGCAGAGAATCCTCCatgtggcgcaagtggtagaagtgccgctctgctacacaggaggctcgaatcccaggggttggactcgatgacctctaaggtcccttccaactcgcacaagactgtgatactgtgatactgtgatagaTGTGCTATCAGGGGTCATTTCAGCAGCCAACACACACAATCTCAGGCAGTCTAAGAATTGAGAATGGCCCAGCGCACACAACACAGTCTGACAAAGCAGAACACTCACCTCCTGACTCTTCAGTTTTTGCACAAAATCTTGACTTGGAGTACCCGTTACTTTCATGATTTCTGTGAGCTGGTCCAGATCTGAATGCCAGAAATAAGGAACAAAGACTCTCACCATAGGATAAAAATTACGTGTTTCTTTGCTGCTGGagaataaagcaaaaccaacaatGCAACAGCTGAACAGGAGGCATGTAAAAGATGAGCTGTCAGACATACAGAACTCGTAAACAGGACAAGTGATGAATTCTTGCTGTATTCTTTAGCACTACACTCCGCTGTCTGTCACAAGCGTTCGGGCCAACAAAGTATCACCTAAGGTTGAAGTATGGCCAAATCTTAACTATTTTCTTAAATTGTCAGCAATGAAATGACATgactaaatattttctgcacATCTAAAATATTCTACTATGTATTATTTACATGGTATTTTGGACAAAAGCCTCAAAAAGCTTGAAATGGACTAGCACATGCTCATAAGTTCATACACTACACCAGAACTTTCTGTGCTGAAGTTGTGGAACCTATTGCTACAACaaatgcatatgtatatatattaatatttaccTTTTGTATTGTCAGTGAAACTTTTAGCTGATGATTTGAGGCATCATTCAATGGATATCCCAATCCCACTCTCTATTGAGAAAGTTCAGTAATATGAGTTTTAATTCGCTGATGTACAGATGTGGTACAAGTATCAAATAACTAATTAAATACAAAGATGATAGCCTTACCTAAGCTATATGTTTCAATTTACGCTCATCAGATTTTCAGCACACTTACTGCATCACATAAGCACCTCTCATCATTTTCTGACCGTGGTTTCATTAATGCACTGAGGAAGGATACGGTCCTTTCCCCTGAACAGAGGCCTCCCCGTTATCATTTCAGCCATTATACAGCCCACAGACCAGATGTCAACTGAAAAGATGATAAAGTAGCattaaaatattgaatatttGTTCATCTAAATGTAGATAAAGTTTAGtttaacatatattttaaagacatCTAAAATTTACCTTGGTAGCCTGCTATAATATACATGGGTGCCTTGCAGACTATGATAAACAGTATAGAGAATACTACTAGCATTTCTGATTGGCAAACAGAAGACAATCTGGTACTGGGCAGAATCAGTTTCTCAGTAACAAACAGATGAATGTCGGAAGTAATTCAGCTATGCTTTCAAAAACTTCTATGGTTATTCTAGCATTACCTACATTCCCTCATTCTGCCGCTTACCCTGTCTGTTACAAACAAGCACATCTTTGCAGAAAGATTAGTCAGGGAGAACACAAATACAGTAGAGCAGGTTTGTTCCAATTGCTTTGGAACCTCCTGTGAATATtagaaaatacacacaaaacaacccacccataaactgaacaaaaaacACCCCCCCACATGATTACCTGCAATCTACAGGGAAGTTTTTCATCATTATATTATCATTTCCACCTTCAATGTCTCACTCacttcagaaacacagactTGCCTGATTCGGTGAATGCTTCAGCTGTATTAAGACTTTTCCAAAGAGATGCTGACCTGTTTGCGTGTAATGCATCCAATTAAGGATGACCTCTGGGGCTCTGTACCACCTTGTAACCACGTAACCTGTCATCTCGCTGTCTGTATGCCTGGCCAATCCAAAATCCAGGATCTGTAGTGGAAGGACAAAGCACACCCAGACAGTTACCTATTTCATACAGATCTAacaaacacaggaaataaaaggcTGAGAGCATCCTACAGAGGTGatttttgcatctttttctcATTGAAGTGTCTTGCTCTCATTTTAAGAATCAAGACAGAAGTATCAAGGAGGTTTACaatttttttcatgttagaTACCTCTATATCAACACTTAAAGCTGTAAAGCCAGTagagaaaacaataaattattCAATTAATGGTTAAAGAGATACTGGTCACATTCAGTCCTGGCTGAAGTAAGGAGATATCATtatggtttgtattttttttttaatgaataactCGAAGAAGGGAAAATTTCCTCTAGGTAACATGAAATTCTGGAACAAGCAGAGGGGACTCACTGTTATTCAGTCCCACAGATTTCCAACCTACTGCTTCAACCACAGAACAAGCCTTGGTAAGAAATGCAAGGTTAGTACAATTTTTTAGAGGATTATGTACAATTCTGCTTATTTCTAAGGCTATCCTGTAAGAAGATACAGGAGTGACCCCATCACtttctacagctgcctgaagagaggctgtggtgaggtgggggttggcctcttctcccacataactagtgataggatgagagggaatggtctcaagttgctccagggtagtctggatgttaggaaatacttcttctctgagagtggtcaggcactgtaATGGGCTGCTCaaggatgtggtggagtcaatatccctggaggtgttcaggaaacatttagatgttgtcCAAATGGACGTggtttaatgggaaatattgaTGGTAGGTGGGCAggtggactggatgatcttagaggtcttttccaaccttggtgattctatgattctaagaccCTATTGCTATTGCAATGTGCAGAGCAACaagactaaaaataaacattacagCCTTTTGTCCATCTCTATGAAATTTGCTAATGTAAGGGCCCACCTGCATGAACAATCAAAAGATGGTGCCAACAGATGTGGCCAACAGTGAGTTCACAGTTTATCAGGAAATCCACGCTATGAACAAGAAGCAGGGGGTTTCAGAAGAGGAGTCTGCTCAGATCACCCTTTGCAGATACTAGATTAAGAGCATAAAATGCCAGGGCTTACCCTTATTGCAACACTAGAAGCATTATTTCCATAACTTCCCTATACCTGCTGATTACCTACAAATTTGGAATGGACTGTGGGAGGGATTTTTATTCTTCCCAATAAAATGCAATTGATTAAGCCAAAAGTTACCCTTCAAAACTGGTCTCAAAAGCCACTGGTGGTACCGTCTGGCACAGCTTTGTAGGCCTCTTTCATACAAAAGGCTGTGACACCAGGTTGTGGCAAAGGGCTAAGATGGAATCTGGGCTTGTATTTTtctaaaggcagaaaatgaaggatAGCAACAATTGTCATGTGTCATTCATTAactttatgatttctttttattgaaaTGTTCATTAGGCTCACGAACAACTAGAGCTCAGCATTGACACAGTACCAATGCAACAGCAATTTTCACATAAAATTATTCTCTCATACTCTGCCTGATGTTCCAGTTTTCTATCAGAAtttcaaaagatattttcaaaGTGAGTTGAAAACCAATTTTATAATGCAGGAATTATGAAAGAGAGCAAATTCCCCACGGCTCAAGAGTAAGCTCCCTTTCTACTTAGCaaacttaattttcttccttgcttcagtaactgtaacaaaaataatttgtagcTTCAAGACAGCAGGAAGGGCAGAGACTCCCCCTGTGGCACCTCCACTGCCACTTCTCTGATTCCTGTGTAGCAGCTGAAAGAATTGGACAAGGCAGCTGCAAAGCATGCTCTGAGAAATAGAGCTGATTACTTATTAGCAATTAATAATTCAAGGAACTGTTCTGACTTTCctacagctgcacagctcctaGAGCTGGGCCAAAGGAAGCTGCTGAGACACATAAGAGGGAAAAAGGATGGGATGAACACTGGCCGAACTGCCTTATGCCAGCATATGGTGGCCTTAGATGTGCACTCACTGGGCAATTCACATCCTATGCATTACACCTGGAATGCACACACAGTGAAAGGCAGTTTAATCAGCTCAGTGTGAGCAAGATCACAGTTAAACCCCTGCCCTCATATCTTTAATGTACATTTCTCAACATTTGATAGCTGGACGACTTCATACACCAGTTGCCTTTAGATGAccagtagaatcatagaattacccaggttggaaaagaccttgaagatcatcaagtccaaacgcagcctaaccatagtaccctaactctaaaaaccttctgctaaatcatatccctgagcaacacatccaaatggttcttaaacacatccagggatggtgattcaaccagctccctggggagcgtattccagtacttaactaccctttctgtaaagaaagtATTTACCAGTTTCACATTTACCAGAAAGTATTTACTGGTCTTACACTGGCACACTTCTTCTGCATGCGGTATCAGAACTTACCATAAAACTAGGGATAGAGagtcaagaaagaaaacctaAACTTAGTACTACATTTTCTCCTACTCATTTAACAAAACAGTGTTCTGGTATCAAATTATTTGCTTCAGCTTATGTAAACGCTTAAAAATGTCCAAGgtaacagaaaaatcagttgTATTAGGTAAGGAAATAGAGCAATCATACAGTGAAAGAATATCTTGGACATTTGCGCCTCAAAATCTCACTGTACGGGTAGGGGGGTGGAGGGAGAACACGTCCAACTGGTTTAtctagattctttttttctccccactaTCATCACAAGCCAGAAAGAGACAACTGGCTTCCTGTCTTTTATAGGGAAATCCTGAAAAGACACGTCCCTGAACATCCAGGTCTGTTCCACTCAGTCTCCAAAGAGCAAGAAACTGCACTGCAACAGCTATATGCTGTATATAATGCAGCAGATAATCCATGTTACACACTAAAAAACTATTTCTGCAATCCTGCATCAACTTTTATTGCATTTAATTATGGGAGTGCTTTACAACCTTTGATCTTCTGTATCTCCCGTTTGTAGACTTAGACTTACCGTATTTATTCAAAGCTGGAATTCTCACATGACTGAACTGTTTCCATAAAGGCTTGTATCTTTTCACGGAGATGGCCTTGGCCATAAGATCTAAGAGTCCTTACATATCAGGACACAAATGTCCCATTCAAACTACTGTTGTCTTGTGAAGATGTATGTGCCAGCCATGACAGCACAAGAAATGCCATAAAGTGCACCTGTCTTACAGAGTACCAATGAAAGTTAACAGTTGAACAATACAATGCTATATTAGTAACCATCTCCCTATATTGATATTGATATTTTCCTAGTAACacagttaaaagcaaaaataaagaactgaTGTATTCCTTCTGTGAAGTGTATGTAGTCTACATGCAactgatgcttttattttaatggtgCAGAAGGAATCGCTATCAAAGAAATACGGTGTTTCTGGTGAGCAGTATTTGATTCCTCACATGCTTCTCTGAAGCAATGAGCTGCAAGGTATCATAAGAACAGTTCTCCATTACAGCCCTTGTGCAATTGTAAACATGGCATGATTATTTCCTGAGAAGCCTGAAACTGATAGATGCTCAGTATTCAGGGccttatttcttaaataaatacacaaatactgTGGTGGTGATTAAAGCCACACAAACTGGAactggaaaacatttaaaaggatCAGTCTCCAGTCGTTTTTTCCAAGTTCATTACCAGTGTCCATCTGatcctcttccttcctccaagACTCTTCTGAGCTCCTGGGCTGAAACCCCTTCCTACCACTGAAACCAGTTAGCACACTTACAGCTGCCACCCCCAGTATTTTCTGTGGTGCATTTCTGATACAGACAAAAACTTTTTTCAGTAAACATATCATACCTTTAATTCACAGTCTTCATTTACTGCCAGGTTTCCAGGCTTTAGATCCTGCAATCAGTTTTTAAATGGATGTTACTTATTTACTTCAcagcaaacagaataaaacacacTTTAAAGGCATTTCATTTAGGTTAAATGGGTTTTGCTGCAGCTACTTAACACAGTAACAAGTAAAACAACGTCATAAATCTAAACCAGAAAATAAGACATAACAAATTACAGAAGTAAAGACAGAAACTTGAATTTCTATGTCATTTTTCCTTGCGTTCTCCCCttggatgacctttaaggaaCTCTTCCAAATAAGAAATCTATGATTCttatattacatttaaatatttttaagagtttactttcatttttgtcttcaaaaagtcagaaaaaatcGTAGCCATCTCAATTTTGGTGTTGTCTGCTCTTATGGGGACTTACAATCCAATTTCACAAAGCACCAGTGCAGCTCTGGTGGCCAGCTTACAGTGGATGTAGCTAAACCAGTTCTATCAAAGATATAATCAAACTTCAACACGATAAATGTAAACTCAGGCACATTTATGTCCATGCTTACACACAATCGCATTCCTGCTGTAAGAACATATTATTTTACGTATTTTATGCAGTTTCTACTTACCCTGTGAATTATGCCAGACGAGTGAATatactgcaaaggaaaaaaaaaaacaaacaagaaaggatGTTTTAGTTAATGAGCTCCTGACCCTAAGGCGCTGTTtgaggaggaggcagaaggTGTCTTGTCATGGTGCTAACGTCATCTGAATTTTGGGCATGTTTATTTACTACACAGAAGTAACATTCAGGTAACTCAATAGCATTTTACCCTATTCCTCCCCCAGAAACTATATACCAATAAAACAGTTTGATTACTGTACCAGATCATACAGTTTTTCTGGATATATGTCCACTGAAATAAATCCCTCTCTTTTATACATCAGAAATGCTCTTTTGAAGTAGACATCTCAGCTGTGCCATCATACTTTAGATCTGCACGCCTCAGCGTCTGAAAACACTGCACACCATGACGACTGAGGCATCTCTATTACTCAGACTAAGCAACAAGAGAACAGTAAGGGCTTTTTAACAAGTCCTCATGATGGATGAAGTGGGAATCTTAAATGTCTTTGCCTCAACCCACaagttttatctttttccaCTTCTCTCCTGATCCCACTGAGAGAACAGTAAGCAAACAATGATGTGgtggggagctgcagggttaaaccacagcagtcCTTGTGGTGACCCAGAGGGGCCCAAAGGGTTAGGATGACAGATCTAAAGAGGAAGTGTTGACATAAAATTGTTATAAGCAGTATACTAGCTTAATAGCTGCTGGTCACAATGCTGATTTATTCATTCACTgtgtggttttatttgctttcaaggttgtttttcttaattcttttcttgttgtttattGTCTCTGGGGGCAGGCAGGCCTGTATTTACGGTTTTGTCATTTTGTATATAGCAACAGTCCCTCTGCAAAGGAATCCTCATGGTCCACCAGATGAGGGGaccagggaaaagaaagcacctGGGCATATCTCTGTGTTACAGGGAAATACAGGGAAGTAAGCTGGCTAAACAAAGTATGTACACTTGGTAAGAACTTATATGTTTGTTGCTTTATTCTTCTACAGCTGGTTTCAtatcacagaacagctgaagtTGTTTGGGACTCTGCAGATCGAGTCCCACTGCCCCACTTGCAGCAGGGTGAGATgcagcaggttgcccaggatgGGATCAGTCAGGTTCTGATCAACTCCAAGCACGGAGCCCTTCCaggcaacccattccagtgtgGTGGTCAGACACcaaacctttttcttcttgtggtCAGATGGAATTCTCTGTTTCACCTTGTGCCTGTTGCCTCTCATCCTGTCATTAGGCACCAGTGAGAAGTCTAGCTCTATCTTCTTTACACCTTCCTGTCAGACACACATAGACACTGGTCAGAGCCATGTCATGCCAGGTCTTTTCCAGGCAGCATGAGCCCATCTCACACAGCCTCTAATTGCACACTCTCCACTCCAGATCTCCCAGTGCCTTGGTGTCCTTGCTCTGTCAGTGCCCTCCTTGTGCTGGGATGCctcaaactgaacacagtgctccagaAATGGTCTCTTAAGTtctgaggagaaggagaaaaatcacttcCCTTCACCCACAGGTCATAACTTCACCCATACAGTCAAGATGGTGATagtgctctgctgtcactggggcacactgctgaccGTCACGCCTGAGCCCCCTTCTGGAAAGCTTTCTGTCCTGCTGTGGCCCAAAGCCCCAACACTATGCACCTCCAGCAGATGGCGCATCACTTTCTTCTACCTATTAGACAAGCTTTAAAACCGCCCATAGAACTGCCAAAGCACTGAGGGCTGAGGGGACTGTTACCCAGAGTGCAGGCTGTAAAACCACTACAGCACAGGAAGATCTATGAAACACTATTTCTGTCATGAATGTGCATGAAGTACATTGGGATGGGAGGAACCAGATGCAAAAAAGAAGAGGTTATAGAATCTGGAGAAAATatcaatacatatatatttttaacaatacGCCTGTAAGCGGTTAGACTCCCAGCAAATGGAAGAAAGGCTGGAGTCTTCAGCCAACAGCCATCTTTACCAAGGATACCACCATGACTATTTACATTCTGAATCGCTTTGGTGTCTTTGTACTGAGGCcacttcattttccaaagcagatgCTAATAATATTCTATAGGCTATTTTTGCCGGTATGACTGTACACAGTAGGGAAATAACCAGCAGATTCAGGAATTTCTGCACCTAAGAATGTAGCATGTAGAAACAGGAATTAAAGGGACTGCACCcttttgagttttattttaagtaaatcCACCCATTTGGGTGAAGAATGTGGTTTTATTGGTGTTCTCACTCCACTGAAGGTTTAATGACAGTTAATAGCACCAAAAATCATGTCAGCACTTTGGGGAGAACTCATCTGTTTTCTCAGCACTTCTCTTTAAGACTGCTGAGATTTAATAAAATAGCCCTTATTTCTGGTGCTAATATAAACGCCAAACGGCCTTCTGTAAACTGAAAAACCTGTGTTGAGCTGCAGTGCTTCTTCAACAATAGTGGTATTCTGTAACTGCTTTCTATTATCAACTGGCAGGTACAGCACTGGAACTAGGCTACTCTTAGTTCGGaaagttttccatttcagttcaaCAGTCTTCTGAAATGGGACCCTATTCTTGCCAAATTTCCTCATTAAGTCATTCACCTGTTGTCAGATTATTCACCCTTAATGTGATAAACACACCGAGCCCACAGCAGACACACACTTCACAGTGTTATCATCACTTTACTGGAACAAAATTTCATTCAAGGTTCCAGTTTAATGTGTGCAAAGTGCCTCTGAATGCAGGAGCTCTGCGCATAAGCCTAAAGATGACTTTTGATAGCGTTCATAAATCCTTCAGACTGTGCTAGGAAGAGATCCAACGGCTGTCTGAATTCTGAGGATTCTTGTCTGTATACGTAATTTTTATACAAAACAAAGATCGACTAAAAAGTGAATTAGAAAAGTCTAAGGGAAAAGTATTCCAGGCAtcaagaaaagtgaaaatgaggaGTGACttaacagataaagaaaaactgaagaggaAACGGGTGAGGGAGGAAGAAacagtgaagcagaaagaacaccacaaatgagaacaaaaaccAGTAAATACGGATAACCAAAGGAGAGAACTGGAAGAAGTAAATATTACCATGAATATGTCAAAAGACACTTGAAGAGGTACTTGTACAGCCCAAGAGCTAAGTTTCCATTCTCAAATACTGTATAAATTATGCAATATGATTACCAACCCCATCCTCAGACTgctaagaaaacaaacccaatcCA
The Coturnix japonica isolate 7356 chromosome 1, Coturnix japonica 2.1, whole genome shotgun sequence DNA segment above includes these coding regions:
- the LOC107308531 gene encoding mitogen-activated protein kinase 12-like, encoding MAGPTRTWAASSRGEPGGEAGPPVRAWERRCETFVSPSRAPSWSGTLGSAVDGRSGTKVAIKKLCRPFQSEIFAKRAYRELMLLKQMQHENVIGILDVFTPDVTLEKFNGFYLVMPFMGTDLSKIMKHEKLTEDRIQFLVYQILKGLKYIHSSGIIHRDLKPGNLAVNEDCELKILDFGLARHTDSEMTGYVVTRWYRAPEVILNWMHYTQTVDIWSVGCIMAEMITGRPLFRGKDHLDQLTEIMKVTGTPSQDFVQKLKSQEAKNYIKSLPKVQKKDFASVLKHASPLAVNLLENMLVLDAEERVTAAEALMHPYFEAIHDPEEEIEAEKYDDTFDNMDLPLDEWKRITYKEILNFKPPQTSESKETAV